One window of the Thermoplasmata archaeon genome contains the following:
- the pheT gene encoding phenylalanine--tRNA ligase subunit beta produces the protein MPVVSFSYSDFVRLLGRDVGLETLLETAPMLGCSLERVDGDEVSLEFFPNRPDLYSVEGLARAMRAFMGLNPGMPRYELNDSNIEMTVEESVQDIRPFVVCGVARDLELSSTIIRSLMDLQEKLHTTIGRRRSKVSIGLHDLDNVKPPFVYRAVEPRSVRFVPLGHSEEMDLEEIIERHEKGIEYGRLVRGKPRYPLIVDREGSVLSFPPIINGTLTQLTEDTRSVFIDVTGTDYSGISWALTIIASALAERGGRLETVVMRYPDKAPFRTPSLVSRKRSLNPSYANALLGTELSIGEMVESLRKMMHDASPSGDRIDVGTPAFRGDILHEIDLVEDVAIGYSYSKFKGELPYAMTFGRELKSELRVERARQTMIGLGFIEVMTFTLTSPSKQLNRALGQEMTELLNPVTEEQTILRTELVPSLLEVLRINRHHDLPQRVFEVGEIVLSHRNRKRLAAVLTHPRASFTEAKSIALAVLREFGLWERYRLQPAERPGFIKGRCATLHLEESGTEIGWFGELHPEVITAFELSSPVVAMELELGGW, from the coding sequence ATGCCGGTGGTGTCGTTCAGTTACTCCGATTTCGTTCGTCTGCTGGGCAGGGACGTCGGTCTGGAGACGCTTTTAGAGACCGCCCCCATGCTCGGATGCAGTCTCGAGCGTGTCGATGGAGACGAAGTCTCTCTCGAGTTCTTCCCCAATAGGCCGGATCTGTACAGCGTCGAAGGGCTGGCGAGGGCGATGAGGGCCTTCATGGGACTCAATCCAGGAATGCCCAGGTACGAGCTGAATGACTCCAACATTGAAATGACAGTTGAGGAGAGTGTGCAGGACATCAGGCCCTTCGTGGTATGCGGAGTTGCGAGGGACCTCGAGCTCTCGAGCACCATTATTCGTTCCCTGATGGACCTTCAGGAGAAGCTCCACACGACCATCGGAAGACGGAGGAGCAAAGTATCAATAGGCCTCCACGACCTCGACAATGTCAAACCCCCTTTCGTATACAGGGCCGTTGAACCTCGTAGCGTTCGCTTTGTACCTCTGGGCCACAGCGAGGAGATGGACCTTGAGGAAATTATTGAGAGGCACGAGAAGGGTATCGAGTACGGACGTCTCGTTCGTGGCAAGCCCCGCTATCCCCTGATTGTGGACAGGGAGGGGAGCGTGCTCTCATTTCCCCCAATAATAAACGGTACCCTGACCCAGCTCACAGAGGACACCCGGAGCGTCTTCATCGATGTCACAGGGACCGACTATAGCGGAATCTCATGGGCCCTGACAATCATAGCCTCGGCTCTGGCCGAGAGGGGAGGAAGGCTGGAGACTGTGGTGATGCGCTACCCTGACAAGGCGCCCTTCCGCACCCCTAGCCTCGTGTCGAGGAAGAGGTCGCTCAACCCTTCCTACGCTAACGCGCTACTCGGCACGGAGCTCTCCATCGGAGAAATGGTGGAGAGCCTACGTAAAATGATGCATGACGCCTCCCCATCCGGCGACAGAATCGATGTCGGAACGCCCGCATTCAGGGGAGACATTCTGCACGAGATTGACCTCGTCGAGGATGTCGCCATTGGCTACTCCTATTCTAAGTTCAAGGGCGAGCTCCCGTATGCAATGACATTTGGCCGGGAGCTGAAGTCGGAGCTCAGGGTCGAGAGGGCCCGCCAGACTATGATTGGTTTGGGCTTCATCGAAGTCATGACCTTCACCCTCACCTCCCCTTCAAAGCAGCTCAACCGGGCTTTGGGGCAGGAGATGACCGAGCTTCTCAACCCCGTCACGGAGGAGCAAACGATTCTCAGGACAGAGCTTGTCCCGTCGCTCCTCGAGGTTCTGAGAATAAACAGGCACCATGACCTCCCCCAGAGGGTATTCGAGGTTGGTGAGATCGTGCTCAGCCATCGCAACAGGAAGCGCCTCGCAGCGGTCCTGACCCACCCTAGGGCAAGCTTCACGGAAGCGAAGAGTATAGCTCTGGCTGTGTTGAGGGAGTTCGGCCTCTGGGAGCGGTACAGGCTCCAGCCTGCGGAAAGACCCGGATTCATAAAAGGACGGTGCGCCACGCTCCATCTCGAAGAGAGCGGAACCGAAATCGGGTGGTTCGGAGAGCTCCACCCTGAGGTGATAACAGCATTCGAGCTCTCTAGCCCTGTCGTCGCCATGGAGCTCGAACTAGGCGGGTGGTAG
- a CDS encoding electron transfer flavoprotein subunit beta/FixA family protein has product MRIAVCVKQVPDTTEVKIDPKTGTLIREGVPSIINPFDQFAVEEAVRLRDAAGGGEVIAISMGPPQARSVLVHSMALGADRGVLLCDRGFAGADTWATALSLSLAIKKLGEFDLVLCGMQAIDGDTAQVGPELAQLLSLPQITYVDKVEIEGRKVVARRQLDEGYEVVEARMPALLTLMTPSDFVPTNPPFSKISRAQKKPLDTWGICDVGGDPEKLGLKGSFTTVTRVYTPPKREKAVMLEGTPTEIARKLADVLAKEGFI; this is encoded by the coding sequence TTGAGGATAGCGGTCTGCGTCAAGCAGGTGCCCGATACTACCGAGGTGAAGATTGACCCGAAGACCGGCACCCTCATCAGAGAGGGTGTGCCGAGCATCATCAACCCCTTCGATCAATTCGCGGTCGAGGAGGCCGTGAGGCTAAGGGACGCCGCCGGGGGAGGGGAGGTTATAGCAATTTCCATGGGACCCCCACAGGCAAGGTCGGTGCTCGTCCACTCGATGGCGCTGGGCGCCGACCGGGGAGTTCTGCTGTGCGACAGGGGTTTCGCCGGCGCGGACACATGGGCCACTGCCCTCTCGCTCTCGCTTGCCATCAAAAAGTTGGGTGAGTTTGACCTCGTTTTGTGCGGAATGCAGGCAATTGACGGTGACACGGCGCAGGTGGGACCCGAGCTCGCCCAGCTTCTTAGCCTCCCCCAGATCACTTATGTAGACAAAGTTGAAATTGAGGGGAGAAAAGTCGTGGCGCGCAGGCAGCTCGACGAGGGCTACGAGGTTGTTGAGGCAAGGATGCCCGCGCTCCTAACCCTGATGACCCCCTCCGACTTCGTCCCGACCAACCCGCCATTTTCAAAAATAAGCAGGGCCCAGAAGAAGCCGCTAGACACATGGGGAATCTGTGACGTTGGAGGCGACCCCGAGAAATTGGGGCTGAAGGGTTCTTTCACCACCGTCACAAGAGTCTACACACCTCCGAAGAGGGAAAAGGCGGTGATGCTCGAGGGAACTCCGACCGAGATCGCTAGGAAGCTCGCGGACGTTCTGGCAAAAGAGGGCTTTATTTAG
- a CDS encoding sugar phosphate nucleotidyltransferase, with protein MSPLKAVVLAAGEGLRLRPLTLYKPKVMIKVANRPILEYVVRALAGCRVREIVMVVGYRRERIMTYFEEGSRFGVNIEYRVQEKQLGTAHALSLAEGATGESFLVLPGDNIMDPSLIRELLSLEQHEAPYAIVVTESQQPSRYGVVLLRGREVTRIVEKPETPIGNLISTGICRLSDDVFSSIRSCAAKEIHDLTAVLQSLIDRGERVEAVKTSAKWHDVVFPWDLLDVNAQVLKEATEALSGTVEPGVHIKGRVEVGEGSLIRSGTYIEGPVRIGRGCDIGPNVCILPATAIGDNVTIQSGTEVRNSILMSDVSIGPSSLISHSVVGDGSRLGAHFVAAAEKAQVFLERELHTVPCLGVIMGEDTIVGNCVNVEPGVLIGTNCRIGSLKNISKAVPDNTSVV; from the coding sequence GTGAGCCCATTGAAGGCTGTGGTCCTTGCGGCCGGCGAGGGGCTGAGGCTGAGGCCTCTCACGCTGTACAAGCCAAAAGTAATGATAAAAGTCGCAAACAGACCCATTCTCGAGTATGTGGTCAGGGCGCTCGCCGGGTGCAGGGTTCGCGAGATAGTGATGGTCGTCGGCTACAGGCGCGAGCGCATAATGACCTATTTTGAGGAGGGCTCCAGATTCGGCGTGAACATAGAGTACAGGGTGCAGGAGAAGCAGCTCGGCACCGCTCACGCTCTCTCGCTCGCCGAGGGCGCCACGGGCGAGAGCTTTCTCGTGCTTCCGGGTGACAACATAATGGACCCCTCGCTCATTAGGGAGCTCCTTTCCCTCGAGCAGCATGAAGCGCCATACGCAATCGTGGTAACGGAATCACAGCAGCCGTCCAGATACGGTGTGGTCCTGCTCCGTGGCAGGGAGGTCACACGCATCGTGGAGAAGCCAGAGACCCCCATAGGCAATCTGATAAGCACGGGCATATGTAGACTCTCGGACGATGTATTCAGCTCCATTCGGAGCTGCGCTGCAAAGGAGATACACGACCTCACGGCCGTCCTTCAATCGCTCATAGACAGAGGGGAACGGGTCGAGGCTGTGAAGACATCAGCAAAATGGCACGACGTAGTCTTCCCATGGGATCTCCTCGACGTAAACGCACAGGTGCTCAAGGAGGCCACTGAAGCCCTCTCTGGCACGGTGGAGCCTGGGGTCCACATCAAGGGCCGTGTCGAGGTCGGGGAGGGCTCATTGATTCGGTCGGGCACTTATATTGAGGGGCCGGTGAGAATCGGCAGGGGATGCGACATCGGCCCGAACGTGTGTATCCTCCCGGCGACCGCCATTGGCGATAATGTGACGATTCAGTCCGGGACGGAGGTTCGCAACTCAATTCTGATGAGCGATGTCAGCATCGGCCCGAGCAGCTTAATATCGCACTCCGTCGTCGGCGACGGCTCTAGGCTAGGCGCCCACTTCGTGGCGGCTGCTGAAAAAGCCCAGGTTTTTCTTGAGCGGGAGCTTCACACCGTCCCCTGTCTTGGTGTGATCATGGGCGAGGACACCATTGTGGGGAACTGTGTGAATGTGGAGCCGGGGGTTCTGATTGGAACCAACTGCAGAATCGGTTCCCTCAAGAACATTTCAAAGGCTGTCCCGGACAACACGAGCGTGGTCTAG
- a CDS encoding PKD domain-containing protein has protein sequence MRARALLALVVLLMSWGAQPGASVSQRAPPLTPTGLFLEANASSPHNLTPLVPVSEGYVDIYKSEAAEFVAREFYGLLVQSEGFGLDLVFISLNISGVTVAFELFLDLTGDGTDDAMVHFENYTSEQPIVPERVQRGAQELPGDLSDIKGGSIRLRIIRTDELDGWLRVCCGRMTNSSTLWVPYSRPLVADAGQNLLVSVNRTTILNGSASLSIAPEETTYEWELEAPDGCMTKLSGRVVEALFNCPGIHNVTLRIRWKYFEDSDRILVTVLPNQPPSGIIYHPLIVNIQTPVNFTCECSDPDGEIVLYLWDFGDGNRAEGVNVTHSYSSHGYYYIILNITDDNGATTTIKSLLKVNHPPVISGIIIEVRGREVSFRACATDPDDNLLTYNWDFGDGATAEGFELTHRYRAPGEYTVTCTVTDWEDASATYQKAVIILNSPPAKGAGIISPRQAYVGEAIHFDVDATDPDGDRLSYRWDFGDGAFSSEKSPYHIYRSAGNYRVTVAVSDSYSNLTLIREIDIIEKEQFDAGLISNIINIICLLLIIIALIVFAARAIARRTAPQPGTPAPPYSGAPAPGPAPYQLTYSPPPQPKPRAAITACTRCGSTNLIGFPDGHVKCADCKKIMFNG, from the coding sequence ATGAGGGCTCGAGCGCTTCTGGCGCTGGTGGTTCTGCTGATGAGTTGGGGGGCTCAGCCTGGGGCGAGCGTGTCTCAACGGGCCCCACCCCTCACGCCAACAGGGCTCTTCCTTGAGGCCAATGCCTCCAGCCCGCACAATCTGACGCCCCTTGTCCCGGTTAGTGAAGGTTATGTTGATATTTATAAAAGTGAGGCCGCTGAGTTCGTGGCTCGGGAATTCTACGGGCTCCTGGTCCAATCGGAGGGCTTCGGTCTCGACCTCGTCTTCATATCCCTGAACATCAGTGGCGTCACCGTCGCCTTTGAGCTTTTCCTCGACTTGACTGGGGACGGGACCGACGATGCCATGGTCCATTTCGAGAACTACACCAGCGAGCAGCCCATCGTGCCGGAGAGAGTCCAGAGGGGAGCTCAGGAGTTGCCGGGGGATCTCTCCGACATTAAGGGTGGTTCCATCAGGCTTCGCATCATCAGAACGGATGAGCTCGACGGCTGGCTCAGGGTGTGTTGCGGAAGGATGACAAACTCTAGCACCCTCTGGGTCCCCTACTCACGCCCACTGGTGGCGGACGCAGGGCAGAACCTGCTCGTGAGCGTCAACAGGACCACCATCCTGAATGGCTCGGCATCGCTATCCATCGCGCCGGAGGAGACCACTTATGAGTGGGAGCTGGAGGCCCCAGACGGATGCATGACAAAATTGTCCGGAAGGGTTGTTGAAGCGCTTTTCAATTGCCCCGGAATCCATAATGTGACGCTGCGCATTCGCTGGAAATACTTTGAGGACAGTGATAGAATTCTCGTCACCGTACTTCCCAACCAGCCACCGAGCGGAATCATTTACCATCCCTTGATAGTAAACATCCAAACTCCCGTGAACTTCACATGCGAGTGCTCAGACCCGGACGGAGAGATAGTATTGTACCTCTGGGACTTCGGTGATGGCAACCGGGCCGAGGGTGTGAACGTGACTCACAGCTACTCCTCCCACGGATACTATTATATTATTCTGAATATCACTGATGACAACGGGGCCACGACCACCATAAAATCGCTGCTGAAGGTCAACCATCCCCCGGTGATATCAGGGATTATAATTGAGGTCAGGGGTCGCGAGGTGAGCTTCAGGGCCTGTGCCACCGACCCCGATGACAATTTGCTCACATACAACTGGGACTTTGGAGATGGAGCCACGGCCGAGGGCTTCGAGCTGACCCACAGGTACCGCGCGCCCGGGGAATACACCGTGACCTGCACTGTCACTGACTGGGAGGATGCGAGCGCTACATACCAAAAAGCGGTTATTATTCTCAACTCTCCCCCTGCAAAAGGAGCGGGGATAATCTCCCCCCGGCAAGCCTATGTGGGGGAGGCGATCCACTTCGATGTGGACGCGACTGATCCCGACGGCGATAGACTTTCTTACCGCTGGGACTTTGGCGACGGAGCCTTCAGCAGTGAAAAGAGCCCTTATCACATCTACAGATCCGCCGGTAATTACCGTGTTACTGTCGCCGTATCCGACAGCTACTCCAACCTGACCCTCATAAGAGAAATAGACATCATCGAGAAGGAGCAGTTCGACGCCGGCCTGATATCTAATATAATTAACATAATATGCCTTTTACTTATTATAATCGCCCTAATAGTGTTCGCTGCGAGAGCGATAGCGAGAAGGACCGCTCCCCAGCCCGGCACACCGGCACCGCCCTATAGTGGAGCACCCGCGCCCGGGCCCGCGCCGTATCAGCTGACTTACTCCCCTCCCCCACAACCTAAGCCCCGAGCGGCAATCACCGCATGCACCCGCTGCGGCTCGACGAATCTGATTGGATTTCCAGACGGTCATGTGAAGTGCGCTGACTGCAAAAAAATCATGTTCAATGGCTGA
- a CDS encoding acyl-CoA dehydrogenase family protein: MRPAPPEPRMQDNPLISSNYTGTATRVVARFHGGRRMLDYTFTEEQEMFRQSLREYLQKKVVPYLPVMEEKQEIPPEIVKALAEFELLGPCVTEEYGGPGMDMIMAGLIGEELGRVDPTASTAVFYLVDASWSHVFCRYGKEEGKKEILPDVCKGKKYCGIATTEPDIGSDLANMRTTIKKEGDHFIVNGDKLYISGVREASKMGGGHVTLARQDLAAGTKGMTLFFLPLKDNPGITITVDRELGREGMSTGGFNMKNVIVPSKYIIGEENRGFYIVHEGYELARGIISLVCCGAAMKALENGMNYLKQRKAFGRPIGKYEALQFQLAEDYTKIQFVRDWAYKALWLYTKEAREGKANRFEVSKWIAMAKMMAPTWAFEAINHSMQWQGAFGYTWECPEVKAFRAIRSFTLAEGSTEIMHLIIARELLGREFIAYK; encoded by the coding sequence ATGCGTCCCGCGCCTCCAGAGCCACGTATGCAGGACAATCCTTTAATATCATCAAACTATACGGGGACAGCTACTAGGGTAGTAGCGAGGTTCCATGGGGGACGGAGAATGCTGGACTACACATTTACGGAAGAGCAGGAAATGTTCAGGCAGAGCCTAAGGGAGTATCTGCAGAAGAAAGTCGTGCCGTACCTTCCGGTGATGGAGGAGAAGCAGGAGATTCCGCCGGAGATTGTGAAGGCCCTGGCGGAGTTCGAGCTCCTCGGACCCTGCGTCACGGAGGAGTACGGGGGCCCTGGCATGGACATGATAATGGCGGGCCTGATCGGCGAAGAACTCGGGCGCGTTGATCCGACCGCCTCCACGGCGGTTTTCTATCTCGTCGACGCATCCTGGAGTCATGTTTTCTGCAGGTATGGGAAGGAGGAGGGGAAGAAGGAGATTCTTCCTGATGTGTGCAAGGGAAAAAAATACTGCGGGATCGCCACGACAGAGCCCGATATTGGATCAGACCTTGCAAATATGAGAACGACGATCAAGAAAGAAGGGGACCATTTCATAGTTAACGGCGATAAGCTCTACATTAGTGGGGTGCGCGAGGCGAGCAAGATGGGCGGAGGCCACGTGACCCTCGCCCGCCAGGACCTCGCCGCGGGGACCAAGGGAATGACCCTTTTCTTCCTGCCCTTAAAGGACAACCCCGGTATCACGATCACTGTGGACAGGGAGCTCGGCAGAGAAGGCATGTCCACGGGCGGATTCAATATGAAAAATGTGATAGTCCCCTCTAAATACATCATAGGCGAGGAGAACAGGGGATTCTACATCGTCCACGAAGGTTACGAGCTCGCGCGAGGAATTATATCACTCGTTTGTTGCGGCGCGGCGATGAAGGCCCTTGAGAACGGGATGAACTACCTCAAGCAGAGGAAGGCCTTCGGAAGGCCAATAGGAAAGTATGAGGCCCTCCAGTTCCAGCTCGCGGAGGACTACACAAAGATTCAGTTTGTCCGCGACTGGGCATACAAAGCGCTCTGGCTATACACGAAGGAGGCGAGAGAGGGCAAGGCCAACAGATTCGAGGTCAGCAAGTGGATAGCGATGGCGAAGATGATGGCGCCGACCTGGGCCTTTGAGGCCATCAACCACTCGATGCAGTGGCAGGGGGCGTTTGGCTATACCTGGGAGTGCCCGGAGGTCAAGGCCTTCAGGGCGATTCGCTCATTCACACTTGCAGAGGGCTCAACCGAGATAATGCACCTCATAATCGCCCGCGAGCTGCTGGGGAGGGAGTTCATAGCGTACAAGTGA
- a CDS encoding phosphoadenosine phosphosulfate reductase family protein encodes MEGKRRLKAWHERMPSQGIFWCRRCVLPLLGRRCGICGMPGCFIPLSPPGDIRPAMREGRALVDRLLRRDFGIGLPPGILLFNKLSGLDRRDQLIFNGYIIGTLAFDPVSRQHGLRLTAAGASMLIKAGAAHLVIAERHARSHIKGKVLPFSEFSGPCGGELKGIPQSGDGGGSPEPLPGRQSYLWEGTGEVLIAGRALAAVGELRPDRGGVRIRDACAPGPSFSGRAATIEEAVRANLSELRKLEAAAVREIRSAVSERRGLPLAVSFSGGKDSLAALVLAVTALKSFDDREDSTGVDNRRESHTPSDGIGGGENKTARVEGGSMGRRPVIIFSNTGIEFPETVEYVRGIARKLGLPLLEKDAGDAFWENLPRFGIPAKDFRWCCKVCKLAPMSALLSEYFPAGVLTVEGRRRRESFARQRIGLVEESPFVPRQVNLEPIRDWRSLDVWLYNTWKGLPHNPLYDEDLERVGCWMCPSSLEAELEVLRRLHPELHARWSAALEVESKRRGWDARAVRAGAWRWRVPPPKILELARAKGWTLPGMAGGEASLEVSEGPQPCASGGHSLEAVIKMPAPTPMDRIANLLNTVGEVRWSGELGVAMVRRGVASARFFESGHLSVNAPDPTKARKFLRHVVGALLRSSRCSACGVCERGCPRKAIRVGDFPVVDLRRCTHCMKCAAGCVVVHYAERLIHGRGLP; translated from the coding sequence ATGGAGGGAAAGAGACGGTTAAAAGCCTGGCATGAGCGGATGCCATCTCAAGGCATCTTCTGGTGCCGTCGCTGCGTTCTTCCCCTGCTGGGCAGGCGCTGCGGAATCTGTGGAATGCCGGGGTGCTTCATCCCGCTATCACCCCCCGGAGACATCAGACCCGCGATGCGGGAGGGAAGGGCTCTTGTGGACAGGCTCCTGCGCCGCGATTTCGGCATAGGGCTGCCTCCTGGAATTCTACTGTTTAACAAGCTGTCGGGACTGGACAGGAGGGATCAGCTGATATTTAATGGTTATATTATCGGGACGCTGGCCTTCGACCCAGTCTCACGACAACATGGGCTGCGTCTCACCGCAGCCGGCGCATCCATGCTGATAAAGGCAGGAGCGGCCCATCTCGTGATTGCCGAGAGGCACGCCCGGAGCCACATAAAGGGCAAAGTACTCCCGTTCTCTGAATTCAGTGGGCCTTGCGGGGGGGAATTGAAAGGAATTCCCCAAAGCGGCGATGGAGGAGGGTCTCCGGAACCACTGCCGGGTCGACAGAGCTACCTATGGGAAGGGACCGGCGAAGTCTTGATCGCGGGACGCGCCCTCGCCGCTGTGGGAGAGCTTCGGCCGGACAGGGGCGGAGTGAGGATACGGGACGCTTGCGCCCCGGGACCGAGCTTCAGTGGAAGAGCTGCCACAATCGAAGAAGCTGTCAGGGCCAATCTAAGCGAGCTCCGGAAGCTGGAGGCGGCGGCGGTCCGTGAGATTCGGTCGGCAGTTTCAGAGAGACGAGGGTTGCCACTCGCGGTCTCCTTCTCCGGAGGAAAGGACAGCCTGGCCGCACTGGTACTGGCCGTGACCGCCCTAAAATCTTTTGACGATAGAGAAGACTCCACCGGAGTGGATAATCGGAGAGAGAGCCACACGCCGAGCGATGGAATCGGTGGTGGGGAAAATAAGACCGCCAGAGTGGAGGGCGGCTCAATGGGGCGCCGCCCCGTGATTATTTTCTCTAACACCGGCATCGAGTTTCCCGAGACAGTAGAGTATGTGCGCGGAATCGCCCGGAAGCTCGGCCTTCCTCTTCTCGAGAAAGACGCAGGCGATGCCTTCTGGGAGAACCTGCCCCGATTCGGAATTCCTGCAAAGGATTTCCGCTGGTGCTGCAAGGTGTGTAAGCTTGCGCCGATGAGCGCCCTCCTATCCGAATACTTTCCCGCGGGCGTTCTAACTGTCGAGGGAAGGAGGAGGAGGGAATCCTTCGCACGCCAGAGAATAGGCCTCGTGGAGGAGAGCCCCTTTGTGCCGAGGCAGGTCAATCTGGAGCCAATACGAGATTGGAGGTCGCTTGATGTCTGGCTCTATAACACATGGAAAGGGCTTCCGCACAACCCGCTCTACGACGAGGATTTGGAGAGGGTCGGGTGCTGGATGTGCCCCTCGAGCCTAGAGGCAGAGCTAGAAGTGCTGAGGCGGCTCCATCCAGAACTCCACGCGCGCTGGAGCGCCGCTCTGGAAGTCGAAAGTAAGAGAAGGGGCTGGGACGCAAGGGCTGTGCGGGCGGGTGCGTGGCGCTGGCGGGTTCCGCCCCCGAAAATATTGGAGCTGGCTCGGGCCAAGGGGTGGACACTTCCCGGCATGGCGGGGGGCGAAGCCTCGCTTGAGGTGTCTGAGGGGCCGCAACCATGCGCTAGCGGCGGCCACTCACTCGAGGCAGTGATAAAGATGCCGGCTCCAACGCCGATGGACAGGATTGCGAACCTCCTGAATACGGTCGGAGAAGTCAGATGGTCCGGGGAGCTGGGGGTGGCAATGGTGAGGCGGGGTGTCGCGTCTGCGAGGTTTTTCGAGAGTGGGCACCTCTCTGTTAACGCACCTGACCCTACTAAAGCCCGCAAGTTCCTGCGCCACGTCGTTGGCGCGCTCCTGAGGTCCTCCCGCTGTTCCGCCTGCGGAGTGTGCGAGAGGGGCTGCCCCAGGAAAGCAATCAGGGTGGGCGATTTCCCGGTTGTGGACCTACGCAGATGCACGCACTGCATGAAGTGCGCCGCCGGGTGTGTGGTGGTTCACTATGCCGAGAGGCTGATTCACGGGCGCGGCCTCCCCTAA
- the glmS gene encoding glutamine--fructose-6-phosphate transaminase (isomerizing), translating into MCGVVGYIGWREALPVLLDSLKRLEYRGYDSAGVSVIDIKRELFSSKVAGRIGELEKRLPNVVGNVGIAHTRWATHGRPEDRNAHPFVDCRGELALAHNGIIENHRELREALEREGHKFSSDTDTETLVHLIERNYKGDLKAAVAESLKKVSGSLAIVVIHRSEPDKVVAARDESPLVVGLGQGENFVASDLPAILKYTRRVVYLENKELAVLTREGVSIERFTGERVERNPTAVDWTPEDTEKGGYPHFMLKEIHEQPRAILESLIGRIPDLNLDIGGIEKEEFDSIKIVACGTSYHAGLAGKYILEELTGVPVMVEPASEYRYSSPSRQLPLMILISQSGESADTLQAAREARRRGCRTLAITNVVGSSITREVDTTFFTRAGPEIGVAATKTFVTQLVALVLLGAAMGKHKGTLLPNRISELIEGLRRLPRDVQAVLNNSGAIKLTAEWMSNAKDVFFIGRNINYPIALEGALKLKEISYLHAEGFAAGELKHGPNALLTKDTPVVAIAVRDHTYEKLLSNIGEVSARNAPVVAIGFENDRELKKAADLTLFIPEVLPILSPVPVIVTLQLLAYYVALARGCEIDKPRNLAKSVTVE; encoded by the coding sequence ATGTGTGGGGTAGTGGGATATATAGGCTGGCGGGAAGCACTCCCGGTGCTGCTCGACTCCCTCAAGAGGCTTGAGTACCGGGGGTACGATTCTGCAGGGGTATCTGTAATCGATATCAAGAGGGAGCTCTTCAGCTCCAAGGTTGCGGGACGCATAGGCGAACTGGAGAAGAGGCTGCCGAACGTGGTGGGTAATGTTGGAATCGCACACACTAGGTGGGCGACCCACGGCCGGCCTGAGGACCGCAACGCCCACCCTTTCGTCGACTGTAGAGGGGAGCTCGCCCTCGCCCACAATGGGATAATAGAGAACCACAGGGAGCTCAGGGAAGCGCTGGAGAGGGAGGGCCACAAATTCTCCTCCGACACGGACACAGAGACCCTAGTTCACCTCATCGAGAGGAATTACAAGGGGGATCTGAAGGCCGCTGTGGCCGAATCGCTCAAGAAGGTCAGCGGGTCTCTCGCGATAGTGGTGATTCATAGGTCCGAGCCCGACAAGGTTGTCGCGGCAAGGGACGAGAGCCCACTGGTCGTGGGTCTCGGGCAAGGGGAGAACTTTGTTGCCTCCGACCTCCCCGCCATTCTCAAGTATACCCGACGCGTGGTATATCTCGAGAACAAGGAGCTGGCGGTCCTGACGCGGGAAGGGGTGAGCATCGAGAGATTCACCGGTGAGAGAGTGGAGAGGAATCCCACAGCAGTGGATTGGACGCCCGAGGATACTGAGAAGGGGGGATACCCCCATTTCATGCTGAAGGAGATTCATGAGCAGCCCAGAGCGATTTTGGAGTCACTCATCGGAAGAATTCCGGACCTCAACCTCGATATTGGAGGCATTGAGAAAGAAGAGTTCGACTCGATAAAAATCGTGGCCTGTGGGACCTCCTATCACGCTGGCCTTGCGGGGAAGTACATTCTCGAGGAGCTCACTGGGGTCCCAGTGATGGTCGAGCCCGCCTCGGAATACCGGTATTCGTCCCCCTCCCGCCAGCTTCCCCTGATGATTCTAATATCCCAGAGCGGCGAGAGCGCCGACACTCTTCAGGCGGCCAGAGAGGCACGAAGACGTGGATGCAGAACCCTAGCCATAACCAACGTCGTCGGGAGCAGCATAACCCGGGAGGTTGACACAACTTTCTTCACCCGTGCGGGGCCTGAGATAGGAGTTGCGGCGACAAAAACCTTTGTCACCCAGCTCGTCGCCCTGGTACTTCTAGGTGCCGCGATGGGGAAGCACAAGGGCACTTTGCTTCCGAACAGAATATCGGAACTCATCGAGGGCCTCCGGCGCCTCCCGAGAGATGTACAGGCGGTGCTGAACAACAGCGGGGCGATCAAGCTGACCGCCGAATGGATGTCTAATGCAAAGGACGTCTTTTTCATAGGCCGTAATATCAACTATCCCATCGCTCTCGAGGGCGCGCTGAAGCTCAAGGAGATATCCTATCTGCATGCGGAGGGCTTTGCCGCCGGAGAGCTCAAGCACGGGCCCAACGCCCTTCTCACAAAGGACACACCGGTGGTGGCCATCGCCGTCCGCGACCACACATACGAGAAGCTCCTTTCAAACATCGGTGAGGTCAGCGCCCGTAACGCTCCTGTTGTGGCTATAGGATTCGAGAACGACAGGGAGCTCAAGAAGGCCGCGGACCTGACGCTGTTCATTCCAGAGGTTTTGCCCATACTCTCTCCAGTCCCTGTCATCGTGACCCTCCAGCTCCTAGCCTACTATGTCGCCCTGGCCCGCGGTTGCGAAATAGACAAACCCCGCAATCTGGCCAAGAGCGTGACGGTGGAGTGA